AGTACTCAACCCCAACGGCATACATGAACTGTTCTACGAGGGGTACTTCAACAAAATCCTGTCCGTCAAAGCGGGTGTAGGTATCCCAGGAGCGGAAGAGGGCTTCACCCACGCCCATGGCGCGTCCTGTAGTGTCGTTGCGGGCCATGATTTTGGATACATCACCGGCAAAAGTAAGGGTGTTGAAGCCGTCGTTATCGAGGGCAAGATCCAGGGCGAAACCGGCACGCAGAAGGGTTGGGAGCGGATCGGCCTGCGCGTCATCGGTGTACTGAATGGCCGGACCGATATTGGAAAGGTTGAAGCCGGCACTCAGGCGGGAGGTGCGGTCCAGGAGGTTGAACTCATTGCTGCGGTAAAGGGCAGCAAGGTCAATACCAACGCTTGTACCCGCTTTCGCGGTCTGACCGCCTACGTCGATATTCGGGGTGAGGCGGCTGTAAATAAACCGGAAGCCGGTGCCGATGGCCCAGTTCTGGTTGAGGCGGAAACCGTAGCTGAGTCCGGTAGCGAGTTCGTAGCTGGAAAAGCTGCGGATCTCGCGACCAATTTCGTCGGTCTGAATTTGCTCACCCAGGTTGAGGTAGGTGATGTGCCCGCCAATGGTGCCGATACCTTCGATGTAGGTTTTACCGACCAGGTAGTTGTAGAAAAGGTCGGTGTTGAAGTTGGGCAGCCAGTTGGCATAGGTGAGGGCAATCTGCGTTTCAGGTTCCTGAAAAGCAAGGCCGGCAGGATTCCAGAACACGGCAGAAGCGTTATCGGCAATCGCTACCCCTGCATTACCCATACCCGGCGTACGCGAATCGGGCTCAATTTGCATAAAAGGCACGGCTGTAATACCAACCTGCGCATAGGATGGAGCGATACCGGCAAGCAGCAATGCAAAAGCAGCTATATAAAAGGTTGAGAATTTCTTCATAAGAATGGAATGAATAGAGGGTGATGTATGAGAGTGCAGTAGCTGTGCGCTATAGGATTGCTGGGTTTATGTGTTGCGGTTTGAAATAAAGGAAAAAAGGTTTTGGAACAACCATTAAGGGTCAACGGATGAAACTAACGAATAATTACGAGACGCTCTATATGTTCCTGTGTTTGGCGCCCGTTAGGGCCGTCAGTGCGTACCCGCACGTGGTACAGATAGGTGCCGGCGGCAAGGCGGTTGTTATCATCATCGCGACCGTTCCACTCAAACATTTCCAGGTTGCCGTTGGTGATCCGGCTTTCGCGAATTTGCGCTACCGGCCTTCCGCTGAGCGTGTAGACCCGGATGAAGACATCCAGCGGCTGACCTACCGGCTGATTGTGTTCGAAAGCGAAGCGGGTGAAGTTGTGCATTGGGTTCGGATAGTTGTACACATTCCGGATGGCAAGCTCGTCGCCCCCGCTCACATCAAAGAAAATCTCGGTTTCGCCCACATTGTTGAAAACGTCCCAGGCGCGCACGTACAGCGACCATGCACCATCTTCCAGATTGTCCAGCGGGTACTCAATGCGGCCGCGGGTGAAATCGTCGAGCGCGCTGGTGTAAAACTCGTTAAGAATGAAGGTGCGCTCTTCAGCCGGACGGTCGGCATTGCGGAGGGTACCGATGATTTCATGGCCTACGCCCGCGCCGGTTGTGTTCACCCCGCCTTCACTGAAAACATCTACCACTAAAGTGGGGTCACGGTTGACCAGGTTTCCGTTCACAAAACTGTCGTCGTTGAGGTAGGCGTCGAGCTGCGGGCCTTCGAAGGTGTTTACGGCGTTGGGGTTGATGCCGTTAAGGAAGAAGTTGGAGAAGGAGCCAACGGCATCCGATACGCCGGGATTGATCCCGTAAATATGAATGCGCGCAAGTGAATCGGAGTAGGCGATATCCTGCGGAACAATGAACTCGGTGCTGAACTGCCCGTCCGTAATGCTGACCCTGCCATTAAAGAGAATGTCGTTCTGTACGCGGAAGCCGCAGTCCGGCGACAGGAGGTTGCAGGTTACGTCAGGGTTGGGGAGCAGCTCCAGACGGGAGGCGTCAAACACCCGCAGTATGCCTTCTCCGTTAAAGCTGTTGTCGGTTGTGCCGCCGGTGCCGAGCACGCGCCCTTCCACAGAAACCCGGTCAAGTGAGCGCAGCTGCAGCGGTGCGTTGGATGTGCTGACCGGTAGTCCGTTGATGGCGGTGATTTCCATCTGTTGCTCCGGAAGTCCCATCGACATGGCCGGATCGCCCAGTAGTACGAACTTGCGGTTGTTAATGCTGTTGCGGTTGGCGGCTTCGTTGTTATCGAGGATGAAGTTTTTTGTGGTGCGGTACACATCCCCGATTGTGCGGTTGCTGCCGTCGGGGTTGCGCATGACCATTTGCCGGGTGAGTTCGATGTGCAGGGCGAAGTTGTTGTCCTGCGTTTCGTTGGGGCTGGAGCTCGTGAACACCACGCGGGAGGTCGTCATTGCGGCTACGGAGCCGCCATTGTCGTGGAGCATGAGCTTCTCTGCGCCTGAAAAGTCAACGTTGTCGTCGTAGCGCCCGAAGGAGCAGGTCGCTGTGATCATAATCATGGGGCGCTCGCGGTTGGTGAGCCGGGGAATATCCGAGGACTGAAACAGCCGTTGCTGCGTGAGCACCTGTTCCGCACCGTGACCTGAAAAGTGCAGGGTGAGGGTTCCGGCATTGATCTGATTGACCAGCGCAGTCGTGCCCTGTGGTACCCGCCGCCCCGCAGGCGTATTTTCCAGCGGGAAGCTGAACTGATACAGCTTGCGAACCCGGATACCGGTTGCGTCTTCATCAATGGCTTCGGCCACAAAATCAGCGTTGAAGGTGTGCAGGTCGCGGTCGTTGTTGTTGCTGTTCATGTTATCGTCAGCCGTGAAAGTGAACAGCGTGCGCCAGTCGCCTGCCTGATCCAGGTTTTCGAAGGCTTCGATTTTGTCTATGATGATGTGCGCCTGTTCCGCCGAAACAACCGGAATCCGGCCAATCTCGATATCAAGACGGTTGTTGCGGTCGCTTGCCAGCCATGAACCTTCATCATCCCCTAAAAATCCAAAAAAGTCGTCACTGCCGTAGGTGCCGGTGCGGGTGAGGTTATCGGCGTCAACGTAGTGCTGAAAGTTGAACACGAGGTTTTCAACGGAGGTGTCTTCGATACCTTTGTAGTCGAAGGTTGCATTTCCGAACAGCATGAGATAGCGGGGCATACGTTCATCGCTGAGGCCGGCGCGGTCGTACAGAAATTTCATGAAGTCACGGATGGCAACCGGATCAGGTACGCCGCCGCTGAATTCATGAAAAATCTGGTTCTGCGTTACAATTACGGGGCGGAGTCCGTTGCGTGCGGCGCGGTAATCGGCGAGGCGCTGCGCGGGTTCGAGCAGGCGTTCAGCGGTTACGATCACGTAATCCGGGAAGAAGTTGATCCCGTGCAGGTTTTGGTTTTCGACCGCAGTTCCGGGCGCGGGGGTATAAAAGCGGGTAGCGGCAATCAGCTTGCGGCCCGGATTGTAGAAGTAGCGTGCCGACCAGTTGCTGCCGCTGCCTTCAGCCGGGATGAGCACCGGGTTAACGGGATTGGTGACATCCATCACCAGCGGACGCGACGAAAAGCCGGTGAAGCTGTAGCGTGCAAGCTGTGTGGTGGAAGTGGAAAGGTCCGGCGAAAGGAAGTGAAGGATACCGTTTTTGGGCGCAAGCAGGCGCTCCGCACGGATATTGATGAAATCAACCCAGCCCCGCGATTCGGGGGTTGTGGTCATGAATCGGGCCCGGATTTCGAGCCGCTCGTTATCAAGGGTCACGTTGTTGAGCTGCCGTACAACATTGGTGATGTTGGCCGAGCGTCCGGTAGAAGCGGAGAGGTCGTTAATGGGCGCGATGTTGACGGTGCCGAAAATCGCGTTGTCGCGGCTGAATTCGAAGGTCATGAGGGAGCGCGACCGCCCGGCCATGCGGGCATTAAACTCGATGGTGCTGTTAGGGATGAAGCCGGGGAGGGTGTCGCGTACAATCACCTGATTGCTGAATTCGGGGGTGAAGAGCTGACCAAACCAGAGGGTGCCGGAGCGCTGCTGCGATTCCGGCATGTGAAGCTCTTCTTCGATAAAGATAAAATCCCGGAAGCGGTCTATTTCTTCGCTCACGCTGCCCTGCGCCTGAAAAGGCTGCAGGCGTTCGCCGCGCTCGCTGCCTATGGTCAGATACACAAAGTTGGTCGTTGCGTAGGCGTGTGTGTGGTGGGTCCAGCTGCGGGAGATCGGGTCGAAAATGCGCTCATTGACTTCATTGCCGTAGAAAATGACGGCGTCGTTGGCGCCAAAACTGCCGTCGCTTTCGCCTTCGACGATGATGGGAATTTGTGTGAAGGCCGGACGTGCGTCCGCATTGGGCAGGGGAAGCTCGTAGCCGTTTGTGCCCCAGAGCTGAATGTTGCGGGGATCGATGTTGTCGGTATCAATGCCAAGATCCCGCAGGTAGGTGCGGTCGAGCCGGTATATGCCGTTTCGGGTAACGGGGATCTGATACCAGCTGCCGGTGCTCAGCGGGTGATTGCCTTCGCTTTGGATCCGCTGTGAAATGCGCGCGTAGGCTGCCGCTGCCTGCGGGGTCCAGGTCTGATCATTGTACACCCGTATGCGCAGGCTGCGCGTGATGAGGAACTGATCAGCTTGTGTAGCGTCACGGCGGGCGATGTTGAGCTGAAGCGCGGAGCGGTACTGTTTGCGCACTTCACGGGGTGCAGAGGCCTGTGCAAGCGGAGCGCGGGTATCGGCAAGGAGGGTGAAGATGTCTTCTTCGGAACCGTGCTGTGCTTCCACCCTGGAAAGGCGCGGACTACTTGCGCGCACGATGTCCTGTTCGAGAATACGGTACCGAAGCTCACCATCGCGGTAAGGAACATCGAGGAAGGCTGGCGCAAACACGCGAAGGCTGTCGTTGGAAAATGCGTACTCCGTGAATTCAGGCGTAGCGTGAACCACCTGCAAATGCTGCGATTGGGCAGCAAAGGGGGCGGTCATCATCAAAAGAAAAAGACAGAAAACGCGGAATATCGGAGGCACGTGTTTCAAAACTCTACGGGTTGAACGAGAAAAAGACGCTTTTGGAGTACAGGCAAAAACCATGAAGGGGGCGTCAAAACGGGAAATCAGTAGCGTATAGTGCGATATTGCGGTTCTTTTGATGAAAGTGTGAGGGCTTCTAAAAATACTTGTACCTGCCTTCATAAGCAAACAGACTTCACATATACCCGGCAGCATGCGGACGGGTTCCCATTGGTTGGATGAATTTTTTCAGACGCACGCGCAGCGGGTGATTTTGGAACGCGGATTTTGGGGTTTGGGCTGGGCAGGGCCGGTCGCGATTCCGGGGTTGGTTATCGTTTTCGCGCGGGGGCGACCACGAGGGGGGCGACCACGAGGGTCGCCCGTACGTTTTCGCGCGGGGCGGGCGACCACAAGGGTGCGCCCGTACATTTTCGGGGCCTAAATGAAATTTTGGATGCCATCTTGTTTATCCTGTGAATCTTACAAATCCTGTTCAAAGCAATTCGGGAATGCGTTTCTGCCCGTCGCGGCCTTTGCGCCTTCGTGCACCACTCCCAAAAAGCAAGGGACCTATGCCGATTTGGGATTTGCGCGAACCACGAAAGACCGTGATGTTCACGGAGTTTCCCCCAAAAAATAAAAAGCCTTACTTCAACCCCTGCAGCCTGTGGTTGAGCTGCCATGTTTTAACCTGAAAAAAGCGAAGCCTTCACCTGTTGAGGGGGGAAGGCTTCAGTTGGATAGGCGGATTGAAAATTGCCGAACGGGCTTAGATCATTTCGACCACGAGTGCGGATGCGCCGCCGCCGCCGTTGCAGATGCCTGCGCAGCCGGTTTTGCCGCCGGTGCGTTTGAGGGCGTGCAGCAGGCTCACGATGATGCGGGCGCCGGAGCAGCCGATCGGGTGACCAATGCTGACCGCGCCGCCGTGAATGTTGACTTTCGCCGGGTCGAGCTTGAGCAGCTGATTGTTGGCGATGGAAACCACAGAGAAGGCTTCGTTGATTTCGAAGAGGTCGATCTGCTCAACGGTGAGGCCGGCGCGCTTGAGGGCGCGGGGGATGGCATCAGCCGGGGCAATCGTGAACCACTCGGGCTCTTTGCCGGCACTTGCCTGACCTGTGATGCGCGCGATGGGCGTGAGGCCAAGCTCGGTGGCTTTTTCTTCGCTCATCACCAAAAGGGCCGCGGCGCCGTCGTTGATGGAGCTCGCGTTGGCCGCTGTGATGGTGCCGTCTTTCTGGAAAACCGGACGCAGGCCCGGAAGCTTGTCGAAGTTGACGCGGTTGACTTCTTCGTCGGCTTCAACTTTGGTGACATTGCCTTTGCGGTCTTTCACATTGATGGGGATGATTTCATCCTTAAACCAGCCTTCTGCGGTGGCTTTTTGGGCCCGCTTGTAGGACTCAATGGCGAAGGCGTCCTGATCTTCGCGGCTGATGTTCATCTCTTTTGCCGTGATTTCAGCGGCGTTGCCCATGTGGAAATCTTTGTACACATCCCAAAGGCCGTCCTTGATGATGCCGTCCTGCGCCTGCACGTGTCCGAGTTTGGCGCCATAGCGTTGCTGCGGCAGGTAGTAGGGCACGTTGCTCATGCTCTCCATGCCGCCGGCTACGATTACATCGGCTTCGCCGGTCTGGATTTGGTTCACGGCCATCATCACGGCTTTCATGCCGGAAGCGCACACTTTGTTGACGGTCGTGCAGGGGGTGTCGTAGCCGAGGCCCGCTTTGAGCGCGGCCTGACGCGCTGGCGCCTGCCCCATGCCCGCAGTGAGCACGCAGCCCATGATGACTTCCTGCACATCATTGGGTTTGCAGTTGGTTTTTTTGAGGAGTCCGGTGATGGCTGCCGCGCCCAGCTCAGGGGCGCTGAAGGAGGCGAGGCTTCCGCCAAATGATCCGATCGGCGTGCGGTAGGCGCCGACAATAACGACGTTTTTCATAATAATAGCTTCAATTTTTAGGGTGAATGAGGTTTCAGTGGTGAATCAAACAGTTGATATAAGTCAAAGATCCGATTCGTCGCGCCAGGAGCGGAGCTGCCAGTTTTCGGTCGAATCGGGGCGTTCCAGTACAAAATTTACGGCACCATCGGTGCGGATGAGGTCGGAGGCTTCGAGGGCGACCGTGAGGTCGAAGCGCCGGATGACCTGACTCCGGGTGCGGTCTTCGTTGATATCCTGCGAGAGGATGTTGTTCCAGCGAATCCGGATGTCCTGACTGTTAATGAACAGCCGGTAGGTACTACTCATTTCTTCGTTGCGCCCCCAGCTTATGTCAACATTGTTGTCGTAATCGCGAAAGGTGAACACGAAATCGCGGGCAATCAGCGGACCGTAGAGCGTTGTGTCGCGCAGCTGGTAGGCGTTTTGGAAGCGGGTGAAGAAGCCTTCAATGGTGGAAGGATCCCCGAGCAGGCCGTCGCCGTCGCCTTCTTCAAGGCCCGGAGCGAAAGGATTCCAGCAGCCCGCCGCGAAGAGCAGCACGAGCGTGACGGCGTAGAGGCCGAGCAGGCGTCGTGCGGAAAAAGGTCGGGCAGCATGGGATTCGGTTTCGCTCATGGGACAGTCGGAGGGTGTTAGCCCAGCGCGCGGAAGGCGGTTTCGAGGTCTTCGAGCAGGTCGCCCGCGTCTTCGATGCCGCAGGAGAGGCGGATGAGCGAGTCGTTGAGCCCGGCTTTGTGCCGGACATCCGCGGGGATGGAGCCGTGCGTCATGCTCGCCGGATGGCTGATGAGCGACTCGACCCCGCCCAGGCTCTCGGCGAGGGTGAACAGCTTGGTGTGCTGCATGAAGGTGTGCGCGCTCGGGATGTCGTCCTGTTTCAGGGTGAAGGAGACCATGCCGCCGAAATCCTTCATTTGTGATTTCGCGACTTCGTGACCGGGGTGCTGTTCGAAGCCGGGGTAGCGCACGCTCTTCACCAGCGGGTGATTGCGCAGGTAGCGGGCGACTTCGCGGGCGTTCTCGCAGCTGCGCTCGACGCGCACGGCCAGCGTTTTGATGCCGCGCAGGGTGAGATAGCAGTCCATCGGACCGGGAACGGCCCCGGTGCTTTTCACCTGAAAACGCAGGTTTTCGAGTATGTCCTGATGCGAGGTTGCAACCGCACCGCCGATCACATCGGAGTGTCCGCCGAGATATTTTGTGGTTGAGTGCAGCACGGCGTCCGCGCCGAGTAGCAGCGGCTGCTGCAGGTAGGGCGAAGCGAAGGTGTTATCGACCACGGTCAGGATGCCCCGGCTTTTGGCCAGCTCCGTGAGGGCACGGATATCCACGATGTTGAGGAGCGGATTGGTCGGGGTTTCGATCCACAGCATTTTCGTTTCGGGACGGAGGGCGGCTTCGACATTTTCGGTGCGGGTCATGTCCACAAACGAATATTCGATGCCGAAGGGGGCAAAAACCTGCGTGAACAGCCGGTAGGTGCCGCCATACAAATCGTTGGAGGCCACTACGTGATTGCCGGGGCGCAGCATTTTCATGAGGGCATCCATGGCCGCGCAGCCGCTCGCGAAAGCGGCACAGGCGTCAGCTTCTTCGATACCGGCGATGAGCTGCTCAAGGGCGGTCCGGGTCGGGTTGCCGACCCGCGCGTAATCGTAGCCCTTGTGCATATCCGGGGCCTGCTGCGCGTAGGTGGAGGTCTGAAAAATGGGCGGCATGACAGCCCCGGAGGTTTCTTCGGGCGCCTGACCGGCATGGATGACTTTGGAGTTGAATTTCATAAAATCAAAAGGAGTAGACAGGTTGATCTCGGGCGTAGCGAATTACAGGATATGCGCCGTGTGATGAAAGCGCTTTTTGCGGATAGGCAAAGATACAAAGCTCCGGAGAGGACTTTTATTTAATGATGTGAAATGATTGGGTTTCAGACCTTCCGCAATATCGGGCGCATTGTAATTTTTTAACCCGTGTATGCTTTCGGGATGGAAAAATATTCCCTGAAAGCTTGCGATTATTTCCGGCTTATGCAAGTGCCCGCGGACGTCAGCTTTGCGGTGCGGCAGGTGCCTTTGGCTTTTTGAAGATGTCTGTGCTGAAGAAAAAAAGCAAGGGATTTCCCGCAGGTTTGGGGTGACATGACATGGCATTGACCCCCTGATGTTCACGGAGTTTACCCCAAAAAATAAAAGGCTATAACATGGCTGCAAAGCCGGGCTCAGGGGGAGGGGTTTGCAGAAAGGTCCGCGTAAAAAAGGCCCGTGCTGAGAAATCAGCGCCGGGCCTTCGGGTAATGGGCGGGTTTTACAGGTTGGGGTAGCGTGAGGATGCTACAGCGTGCCGGCCTGCGCTCGTGCGGCTTCGGCTTCTTCAAACATGCTGAGGGCTTCGTACACATCGGCCATGGCAGCCCAGGTTTGGGTGTCTGCCGGATTTTGTTCTGTTACGAACTCGAGGTAGTTGAGGCTTTGGTAGAAGTGTTCTTCGAGCTGTTGCTGCCGTTCGGTTCCCGAAAGTTCGGGTTGCAGCTCGTAGATTTCACGCAGCATGAAAGCGAGGTTTCGGTGCCAGATTCCGATGGTTTTGTTGGTGAGGAGGTGATCCTGATTGAGCACGTAGGCGGCTTCCATTTCAACTTCGGCCCGGCTGAAGGTTTCCATGGCGGCAGCGTAGAGCTCGCCGGCCTGGCTCGTGTTGCCGGGCGAGAGGGCGAGGATTTCCTGAAGCTGTGCAAAACCGGTTTCTGCAAGTACGCGGCCATAGGCGAGTTTACTTTCAACGGTTTGCCCGTCGAGGCGGCTGAGGCGTTCGAGAATTTCAGCGGCTTCATCCTGCCGGCCAAGCTTTGTGAGGGCATTGGCGAGGCCGCGGCCCGAGTTGATGAGTCCTGCCCCGTCGTTCCACGATCTGCTGAGGAAGGGGACGGCTTCTTCATACTGACCGCTTTGGTAGTAGAGAAAGCCAAGTGTGGTGATGTGCCGGCTTGAAGCAAAGCCAGCTTCGTACATGGCAGCGAGGGTTTCGGTGGCAGCTTCGAAATCGTCGAGTTCGTAGTAGAGCTCAAACAGGGTTTCGTAGATGCGGTTGTCTTCAGGGGAAAGGATGCGGTTGTTTTCGAGG
This genomic stretch from Cyclonatronum proteinivorum harbors:
- a CDS encoding thiolase family protein encodes the protein MKNVVIVGAYRTPIGSFGGSLASFSAPELGAAAITGLLKKTNCKPNDVQEVIMGCVLTAGMGQAPARQAALKAGLGYDTPCTTVNKVCASGMKAVMMAVNQIQTGEADVIVAGGMESMSNVPYYLPQQRYGAKLGHVQAQDGIIKDGLWDVYKDFHMGNAAEITAKEMNISREDQDAFAIESYKRAQKATAEGWFKDEIIPINVKDRKGNVTKVEADEEVNRVNFDKLPGLRPVFQKDGTITAANASSINDGAAALLVMSEEKATELGLTPIARITGQASAGKEPEWFTIAPADAIPRALKRAGLTVEQIDLFEINEAFSVVSIANNQLLKLDPAKVNIHGGAVSIGHPIGCSGARIIVSLLHALKRTGGKTGCAGICNGGGGASALVVEMI
- a CDS encoding cystathionine gamma-synthase is translated as MKFNSKVIHAGQAPEETSGAVMPPIFQTSTYAQQAPDMHKGYDYARVGNPTRTALEQLIAGIEEADACAAFASGCAAMDALMKMLRPGNHVVASNDLYGGTYRLFTQVFAPFGIEYSFVDMTRTENVEAALRPETKMLWIETPTNPLLNIVDIRALTELAKSRGILTVVDNTFASPYLQQPLLLGADAVLHSTTKYLGGHSDVIGGAVATSHQDILENLRFQVKSTGAVPGPMDCYLTLRGIKTLAVRVERSCENAREVARYLRNHPLVKSVRYPGFEQHPGHEVAKSQMKDFGGMVSFTLKQDDIPSAHTFMQHTKLFTLAESLGGVESLISHPASMTHGSIPADVRHKAGLNDSLIRLSCGIEDAGDLLEDLETAFRALG
- a CDS encoding tetratricopeptide repeat protein; its protein translation is MNLTFAITRMVILVMAFGFIFSCSSTSHFERAETYRAENNLTEALRAANQAVANNPDDAEAHLFIAEVVAELSKNFSPKDRKPLYRDMVKAADNARTAATEETHNEINRRADEILESRRQVEDQGAQTILSSNETLGEENRRAAIAHLENNRILSPEDNRIYETLFELYYELDDFEAATETLAAMYEAGFASSRHITTLGFLYYQSGQYEEAVPFLSRSWNDGAGLINSGRGLANALTKLGRQDEAAEILERLSRLDGQTVESKLAYGRVLAETGFAQLQEILALSPGNTSQAGELYAAAMETFSRAEVEMEAAYVLNQDHLLTNKTIGIWHRNLAFMLREIYELQPELSGTERQQQLEEHFYQSLNYLEFVTEQNPADTQTWAAMADVYEALSMFEEAEAARAQAGTL
- the porV gene encoding type IX secretion system outer membrane channel protein PorV — protein: MKKFSTFYIAAFALLLAGIAPSYAQVGITAVPFMQIEPDSRTPGMGNAGVAIADNASAVFWNPAGLAFQEPETQIALTYANWLPNFNTDLFYNYLVGKTYIEGIGTIGGHITYLNLGEQIQTDEIGREIRSFSSYELATGLSYGFRLNQNWAIGTGFRFIYSRLTPNIDVGGQTAKAGTSVGIDLAALYRSNEFNLLDRTSRLSAGFNLSNIGPAIQYTDDAQADPLPTLLRAGFALDLALDNDGFNTLTFAGDVSKIMARNDTTGRAMGVGEALFRSWDTYTRFDGQDFVEVPLVEQFMYAVGVEYWYNQQFAIRTGYFYEAPNNGDRQFITFGAGLRYNMFGVDFSYLYTIREDHPLANTIRLSVLLNF
- the porU gene encoding type IX secretion system sortase PorU; the protein is MMTAPFAAQSQHLQVVHATPEFTEYAFSNDSLRVFAPAFLDVPYRDGELRYRILEQDIVRASSPRLSRVEAQHGSEEDIFTLLADTRAPLAQASAPREVRKQYRSALQLNIARRDATQADQFLITRSLRIRVYNDQTWTPQAAAAYARISQRIQSEGNHPLSTGSWYQIPVTRNGIYRLDRTYLRDLGIDTDNIDPRNIQLWGTNGYELPLPNADARPAFTQIPIIVEGESDGSFGANDAVIFYGNEVNERIFDPISRSWTHHTHAYATTNFVYLTIGSERGERLQPFQAQGSVSEEIDRFRDFIFIEEELHMPESQQRSGTLWFGQLFTPEFSNQVIVRDTLPGFIPNSTIEFNARMAGRSRSLMTFEFSRDNAIFGTVNIAPINDLSASTGRSANITNVVRQLNNVTLDNERLEIRARFMTTTPESRGWVDFINIRAERLLAPKNGILHFLSPDLSTSTTQLARYSFTGFSSRPLVMDVTNPVNPVLIPAEGSGSNWSARYFYNPGRKLIAATRFYTPAPGTAVENQNLHGINFFPDYVIVTAERLLEPAQRLADYRAARNGLRPVIVTQNQIFHEFSGGVPDPVAIRDFMKFLYDRAGLSDERMPRYLMLFGNATFDYKGIEDTSVENLVFNFQHYVDADNLTRTGTYGSDDFFGFLGDDEGSWLASDRNNRLDIEIGRIPVVSAEQAHIIIDKIEAFENLDQAGDWRTLFTFTADDNMNSNNNDRDLHTFNADFVAEAIDEDATGIRVRKLYQFSFPLENTPAGRRVPQGTTALVNQINAGTLTLHFSGHGAEQVLTQQRLFQSSDIPRLTNRERPMIMITATCSFGRYDDNVDFSGAEKLMLHDNGGSVAAMTTSRVVFTSSSPNETQDNNFALHIELTRQMVMRNPDGSNRTIGDVYRTTKNFILDNNEAANRNSINNRKFVLLGDPAMSMGLPEQQMEITAINGLPVSTSNAPLQLRSLDRVSVEGRVLGTGGTTDNSFNGEGILRVFDASRLELLPNPDVTCNLLSPDCGFRVQNDILFNGRVSITDGQFSTEFIVPQDIAYSDSLARIHIYGINPGVSDAVGSFSNFFLNGINPNAVNTFEGPQLDAYLNDDSFVNGNLVNRDPTLVVDVFSEGGVNTTGAGVGHEIIGTLRNADRPAEERTFILNEFYTSALDDFTRGRIEYPLDNLEDGAWSLYVRAWDVFNNVGETEIFFDVSGGDELAIRNVYNYPNPMHNFTRFAFEHNQPVGQPLDVFIRVYTLSGRPVAQIRESRITNGNLEMFEWNGRDDDNNRLAAGTYLYHVRVRTDGPNGRQTQEHIERLVIIR